The sequence below is a genomic window from Harmonia axyridis chromosome 1, icHarAxyr1.1, whole genome shotgun sequence.
aaAATCTTCAGCCTGATTTTACTCATTAACAAATAGAGGCCCCAAATTTGATTTGGATGGATGCATTCCTTCAATACTTTGGTttctaatataaaaatcaaatcaCTTTGAACATTATGAAACAAACTGTTTCTTATTGTTTGGACAATCACGATAAATTCAATTCcaattaaacataaaaaataaagaatcaTAATGAATACTATTTTCAAATCTAAGTACTCACATTCAAAATTGTCGTTAAAGCAGCAATCACCAAAAGGAACTTCATGTTGATGGAATGTCcggatattttcaatgaaaaacacccaaaatatctcaaaatatACCGAAAATCGTAAACGAGTTTAATTGGTCTATAATTTTGATATCGATATAATGATGTGcttatcaaatgaaataaaatctcgAAATTATTAACTCAAATTCCTGGCTTGCCTTATATACTGTGCGATCTGTGGTTTTTACAATTTCAGAATATTTAAACAATTAAGAATTTCAATCGATTTTTTTTGTGACCTTCTATTCCTAAagcagaaaataatttcaattgccAAATATTACTCAATTATTCTCGAGTTCACGATAGGAAAAAAGATCCATGAAAATACTTTTTATGTTGATGTATTCAATGTGTTCATGTAAATCAGGAAAGATTTTCAGTAGTTTCAACTTTAGAACTGTAGCGTGATAGTAAGGAGCTTATTGTTCATTCAGGTGCATATGATGGAGTCTTGTTACTGTCTTTCCAGTGGcgtaaaaaatcaatttttttcaagtaacGATTGCAAAAAATAAGGTGAAAAAAAACTCTAGGACTACTTTGCATGTAACTGCTTAAAAATCAGCCCTCTATATAACGTTATTTTCGGTCTTCTAACACAACTTAGCAAGACTTTAATAAGTTCAATTGAGCTGCTTTTCCTTCTTtctatatacactgtgtccgtcaagtatggaacaaattcatttttagctgaacagaccatttgaagaaataatcctgaaacacgtcgattattgattttaatttaccgtattttaaaataataatctaatatacagggtgaattacttccgagtaatgacgtcaccgtcatttttttttaatggaacagttccattttgtctcaattttcagattactctagctgagctgattccaaaaatgtatcagatgttgattccaattggtacaggatggacaaaaataataaattaaatataagcaataattaaaacatttacgaataccaaaaatattgtagtactaaactgtcattgaacaccaaaaAATTACTTAACAAATAATGacaattcacaaaaaactagacgactatgttttttttttcaaattgataagaaataatttctttcatattctgtctgcctgaccacaagtaccaaacatgtttggaaacatctcatttttatcaatctaaaaatgtaacaaactacagggtggtACATTAAAACCAATTGTCGCTAGAcattaagtatttttgataatattgtcaatttaactaataaagaatgttacgcattactctatgagcacacacaaaacttttgtatttttgtccaccctgtaccaattgcaatcaacatgtaatacatttttggaatcagctcagcttaagtaatcggaaaattgagacaaaatgggggtgtttcataaaaaaaaaatacggtgacgtcatgactcgaaagtaattcaccctgtatattagattattattttaaaatacggtaaattaaaatgaaaaatcgacgtgtttcaggattatttcttaaaatggtctgtttagctacaaattaatttgttccatactttacggacacagtgtagatcAAGACCCCGTGGACGCCAGAGTTGAGACATACCTTGTAGGTTTAAAAGCTGAAATGTTTGCATAGGAACAGGTGGCTTCGATAGGCAGCGGGTGATAAAGATGCATAATATTGCACACAATAACGTCAGAAGTATAAAAGCTAAAATTTATACAGGGCTGGCAAGTCGGTCCTTCAGGATGTAATATCAATGAAAGAAATGCATGAAGAATGTTGAATGTCAATCGGAAATCTACAACTCCACTTCTTGTCGTTCGGTCAATGGCAGTTTCATGCAGGAAAGTAGGTACCACTTGTCCGCACTGGTTAGGAAAATTACTATTTCATATCATTCACTTATTTACTCATTTATTATATGCAAAATTTTAACATAATCTTTAAACATCTAAAGTTTTTCCATTAATCATGTAATAAATCCTTCTTTCCACGCAAATGAAAGTGTTAAAAACTGCATCCTCTGGACTGCCTTTCCTAGTAACACATTCGTTCAGTAGCCTCTCAACATCAGGAGCTTCCTTGACTGGAGTCGGCAATACTCTTCTGACCAATTCCTTCATCAGATAACCACtagcatcgagaagaccacctGACTTGGCCACGCAAAAGAAGAGTTTTCGGGATTGAGGATCTCTAATCAGTTGTGCTAATTCCTGGTAGTTTTTTCTGTCGAAGCCTGTTTTAGCCCTGCAAACTTCTACGTATCCTTGTAGGTCTTCATTTCCCTGTAACAAAAAATGGTAACCTACTGGTATATTCCGTTTTTTTTACTCTATGGTTCATCAGTACAATTTCTATTGGGAAATATCTCGACACGTGAGGAATTAAACATATTaatcgaaataataatataagataatCAGATATATTATATTGAGATTTAATCAAAGAGGAACTTGCGATGTCATTGAAGGTGAGTAGCGATAGGCCGATTTTGCTCTTTTTGTAGCTTATCAGTATCGCACAACTAAACATCGGTGTCAACCAACAAGAGGTCATTtaatttctgttttccattattCAAATAATAGATATTACTGTACTGCTCATAGCTTACTCGAAAACTGAAAAAGGATCTATATAAAATTCAGAAGAAGAATCGGTTTTCAACCACATAAAGAGGTTTTTAAGTTCTTTTGGAATGTCGGTTTGAATCCTTCCATTATTTTTCTGCATttgatattcattgaataattaattaatgtgcaatttgcaattttttattATGTCTACATCTTCGTAAATTGTCTTTgattatattatattctatTTCTGCTTCATGTTCTGGACATAGTTCCATAAAACatcgatttttttattacatgtATGTAATTATCGAGAAACTGCAGCGGtactattgaatgaaaattgcatAACAAAAATTTCTAGTTACCAATGACACcacaaaaatttccaaaaattttagaTGCTCAGTACAATTATTCGGGAAAAATAtagttaaaaatgaaacaatgtaACCGAGTATAATATATAGAGTCATAGATTTTCGAGAGGCAAAAAGAATTGTGgcgaaaatatcaaaatgaaatgaacgcatgcaattttcaaataaccGTCTTTCCACACGAGATGTTTCGAACAATaactaataaaataatattaaaaatttattgtTAATATTTATTCCACATGCTGTGAATAAATTACTGATAATTGACCAATAAAAACCTGGTTTGAAAGGAtagttgaaagaatttttcTCTATACTACCGATAATTTGAATATGCCATAACTTTTTCTCAGCAAATGTTAATTTGAGACATAAATGATACTTCAGTTTCTTGATGAATCAATTCTATCCAAAACACGTTCGTACGAATGGTGCAACGCATTTAGAAGAGATCCAGATGTGGTGTTATCATTCTGTAAAAATGCTACTcttatttaaattaaataaattttgaagtttttcaacaTAGTATTTATTTACATACCCCGGCATCTGTTGAGTAAAAACAAAGCAATACAACAAATAATAACTCTTTAATCATTTTCAGCTAGTCGACGTCTATCACGGGTGAACTGTTACAATTTTTCATGGTTCctgaaatatatcagaaaaaagTTCATTAAGGAGTTATGAACGATAAAGTTGATGGAATCGTAAAATTCCTCAGCGATTTGTTCGATCCCTGATTTTCAATCCAGAAAGTCATTGATGGAACGAAATGTCTTCTTATTCAGTGAAGAATAAAATTAGAATAACTAGTTAGTTCTGAGCTGAACGAACATAACTGAATTGAACCTCTAAAGTCAGATTATATCATGAATCAAACAACAAAGTTGAGAATccactgacgtgaagttaggagcttttgggcgctcgtcattatgcgccaattgcgcccttggaaacCGCATCGTTGTTTAGAGACCTCAAAAGATGCTCTAACAATTTTTTTAGTCTTTTCTATTCACTTGAATAATAACCACAGAAATATAGTTCATAATATTTTGTGACAGACTGGGAGTCAGAAAAAGGGTGTTAAGTTGAATTATTGAGACGTATTCGAGTTTTACAAGAAAATATGTGAAAATATTGTAGAGGTAGCATTGGGAATCATATTCTGAGGGAAAAATGTATTACTCAATAGACGGCTGCATTGATGTTTGGGGAGATGAATGCATTATGATTAATCAATTCAACAACTTGAATTGGCACTGAGATATGAGCAATGAATTTTAAAGCGTTTTGttgatattgaataataatttcgaatttCCTACCAAATTTCAGGCTGATCGTACCATAAAAACGGTCTGAAAGAATATTGGAGAAAAATCATTCgatatttcttcatttcctaAAAAAGGATGaactttaatttatttattcactaaattaatttatttccaacaattGCAACTTGAAGTAATGGTAGCATCTGCGAAATCATATTTTATCGGTACCTCCTTTTTTTTAAtagtttcaataaaattaaaaatgtatttgaaaagaaaaatatctcTTGTTCTAATACGTTGGGTGATAAACCAATAGTAACCTCTTCACTTTTCGTCGAGTGCAGTATTCTTCCAGAAAGATTCCCaaacaaatatacaaagatcaataattgttttgaatcatctaATGGATCTAGCAGTCTTAAAATAACCATAGAAACGTTTTCGTATTGCCATCCAATTTACACCGAGTCACTTCCAAGGTAGCAAACTAGGAACTGCCAACCAATAATGATTATTATCTCCCACTTAAGCCTAGACCTGCATTCAACTGTTAAACCACAATATGTTAAAACTGATTGAGCCGAGATTAATCGATCTTCTTGATTTAACCTTGAACTTGCAAGAAGATTGAATATATAAAAGGATCATCTCTGTAAAACTTCATCAGTATTCTTCGTCTTCTTGTTTATACCTCAGCCTAGCTAAAAACGAAttcaaacaaaatgaaatttcttgtgGTAGCAGCTTGTGTTTTGTTGACTGTTCAGGTAATATGGGAAATATTATggttgttatattttattagaTATGTAGAAAATTTGATACCAGTATTTTCCTTTTTATCCTGAGAAATCGATCGATGAATTTTAAATGTTGAAATTCAAAGGAAAAATTGTGTTATCGTGTACTCTTCAGGACAATattgattattcaatataatattatgaaactCCGAAATTCTTCTATTATCTCGggtttcttttcaaaattttaaccTCGtttatatgaatatgtaatacatttttttatattctgctttaatatttattattccgaTAACACGAAGTCAATATAAATGTTGAGAGTTCTGAGAAATTCATTGCCGAGCCAAGAAATCTCTTAAGATGCCTACCGGAGATGTAGGCAGACCATTAGGTCAAAAATCGATCAAACCATGATCACAAAGCCCGGAATCATCTGACTGCAGCCGAAAAAGCCTTCAGCTTCATacgaatttttcatcaaaattgttattttatttctaaataCATCAATTCATTTCCATTTTATCAAAGTTTCAAATTATCGAGAAACTAACATTTCAACCTTCCCTATTTGAGCTAATTGAAAATTGCTCATTAATGAATAGAACCGTGGCCATCTGGTTCTGAATCTTAGCTGAAAATCTCAAGTTTCTAGGTTTCCTCAGTCGGGAGTTATCCGGATAACGTACGGACgaacataattgaatttgaccccaaatttttcatctgTAAGTCGAATCTAATACTTCAAAGCTTATTTTGGATCAACATTTGAACAATAGGAATAGAAATTGCGACaaattccttgttcaatatgttcATTGATTCTGGTATTAAATTGCAAACTCCTCACCTCTTGTAAACATATAGTTGATCTTATAATCCACCCTTTGACtcttcattcaaaatt
It includes:
- the LOC123671088 gene encoding uncharacterized protein LOC123671088, with the protein product MIKELLFVVLLCFYSTDAGGNEDLQGYVEVCRAKTGFDRKNYQELAQLIRDPQSRKLFFCVAKSGGLLDASGYLMKELVRRVLPTPVKEAPDVERLLNECVTRKGSPEDAVFNTFICVERRIYYMINGKTLDV